CTACAGATGTGCAAAGTGTTAATCACGCGGTGCTTCAAAATAGAGCTGCTATAGACTTTTTGCTCTTAGCGCAAGGACATGGGTGTGAGGAATTTGAAGGTATGTGTTGCATGAACTTTTCCGATCATTCTACATCCatccatgctaaaataaaagaattgcaaCAAGGTCTTCACCGCCTTACGCAAGAAGAAGGATGGGGAATCGATCGCTGGCTGCAATCAATCTTTGGATCCCTATCCCCTTGGCTCCTATCGATAATTAAGGAAGCATTGCGCTGGTTTGGGCTGATATTATTGCTCGTAGTTGCATGTAAGATAGGTTACAATTGTATTATGCgtaatataatgaaaaatcaaaatgctttgcttgctcaaaaagaaaaagggggaactgttggagaatggatgcatgaatggctaactgaacaaggccatggatctatggaaAGGATGTGTGAGACACGGTTatcatgaggcttttgtttagcatgagtatctcagtggaaacttatcagctgcaaGGAAGAAGAACCAGGagtatgttaaaacatgctgataaggaaGAATGTGAGGATCGAATGGATCTGGAGATAAGCTGAACAAAAGActtgaaggaagcagaaagcaggaagcaGGAACGTATCGTGGGCCCCCCGCTGTATCCGCAAGTTAGAGAGAATAAGATTAAACGAATGTAGTAGTAGCCAAtgattgtttgacaaatgtgtaaccaaaccaatcaagtttagggaatgactaagcaaaatgtagtaaaaggtatataaaccgcaactgtaatcaataaagttgaagcttgctttatcactcacattgagtcgtctgcttgcttccctcgcccgtcgcacCCCGACACTGTTGGGCCCCGCTTGCACCATCTGGGCCCCCCCGTGCCCCACCTGGGGTGACGGGCTCTGCTGTGCCCTGCCCCCCCGCACTGCCCCGTGAACCCACCGTCCTGAGCagtggggtgcaatggggtgcATTGGGCATAGTGGGGTGCAGTGGGCTCAGTGGTTGCAGTGGGGCACAGTGGGGTGAAGGGCGGTGCAGCGGGGTGCAATGCGATGCAGTGGGGTTcagtggggtgctgggggtgcaatggggcacaGGGCAGTGCAGTGGGGTGCAACAGGATGCAGTGGGATTCAGTGGGGTGCAATGGAGCAGAAGTCAGCGCAGTAGGGTGCAGGGGATGCAGTGGGATGCAATGGGGTGTAGGGCAGCTCagtggggtgcagtggggcacagtggggtgcaatggggcacaGTGGGGTATAGAGCAGTGCagtggggtgcaatggggtgctgggggaacAGTGGGGTGCAATGGATTGCagtggggtgcaatggggcacagtggggtgcaatggggcgCAGTAGGGGTGCAGCGTGCCCGTGACTCAAGCGCCACGCGCATCCCTGCGTGCTCAGCATCGCCATGGCAACCGCCAGGCACTCAGCATCATTGCGAGCGTCGGCACGGCAACGGGGCCCAATGAACCCCACCCGCTTttggggggctgcggggacgaaagggggagaaagggggcgCAGGCTCCGATGGCCGCCCCAGCCCTCGACGGGGTGAGCAGCAGCCGCCACACACACCCTGGAAGGCGTCAAGGGAGGTGGCCAGGGCCGCCCCATCAGGTGGCCACATGGCCATGGGGGGTAGccatggggggaccccaggTACAGGGGATCAGCATCCAGTGTAGACCCCGCAGGACCCCAGGAACCGGCCCAGGTAGAGGGTGAGGGCATCTTTGACCCCATCCAGGCTGGAGGTGGCACGAGGCAGCGAGGgtccctcctccagccccaccaggcAGGAGATGGAACCCAGGCCACCATCGACTGTGGCTGAGCTCTCAAGAGTCCACTGAAGCATCCCAAGAGTACACTGAAGCtcccccagggccaccaaaaCTCCCCAGGGGCCACTGAAGCTCCCCAGGGGCCACTGAAGCTCTCCAAGGACCACTGAAATACTTCAGAGACCAGCAGAGCTCCCAAGCATCCACTGAATCTTCCCAAGGGGCCATCAGAGCTCCTCAAAGACCAGCAGGGATCCCAAACATCCACTGAAGCTTCCCAAGGGCCACTGAAGCTCTTCAGAGACCATCAGACATCCCAAGCATCTAGAGAAGATTCCCCAAGGGGCCAGCAGAGCTCTCCAGGGCTATCAGAGCTCTCTGGGGGCCATCAGAGCTCCCAAAGGGCCATCAAAGGGCTACCCAAGCTCCCAAGAACCACCAAAGCTCCGAAAGACCCAGCAGAGATCTCCAAGAGCTCCCAAAGCTCCTCAAGGATCACCGAAGTTCTTCAGAGACTACCAGAGATTTCCAAGAGTTCCCAAGAACCACCAAAGCTCTTCAGAGACCAGCAGAGATCCCAAGGGTCCACCAAAGCTCCCTAGGAGCCAGCAGAGCCCCAGCTGGGTGCAGGGGTGCCCCAAGATGTCAACACCCAGTTTTGGCACCTACTTTGCCATCAGGAGCCCCAAAGCGCCAAACTGGCGCTTTGGGGCTCCTGATGGCAAAGTAGGTGCCAAAATTGGGTGCTGTCAGCGAGACCGTGGCCGGCTCAGCGCCTGCAGTCGCTCATGTTTTATAGATGGCTctgattttaataattaatcCCTGCTAACGACAGCGCTTTCcccaaataaaacactgaaagtgCTGTGTGTGCAGGGCGCGCTGCCGGGGCGGGACGACGGCTCTGCATGGCATGACCTggcacggcacggcacggcacaGGGCTCAGCATCCTCAGCACTAGCACTCAGCACCCCCTCTTTGGGATCCAGCCCTGACGACTGCGCGGTGCCGGGCCCTTCCCGTTGCCACAGCAACTCGGCAGCGGAGccggaatcacagaatcatggatggtttgggttggaagggacatcaaagcccatccagtcccacccccaccacgggcagggacatcccgctggATGTGgttgctctgagccccatccaacctggcctggaacacctccagggatggggcagccacctctgggtaacttgggccagggcctccccaccctcatcgtgaagaatttcttcctaatgtccagtctgaatccTCCCTCTTCCAATGTAAAGCCGCTCCCCCTCGTTATCACTCCATGCTCTTGGAagaagtccctctccagctctcttgtCGCTTTCTGTATCCCTCGTGGTCTATAAATACCACGCCTGGTGGCCTTGGCAAAATCTGTTTGGAGAGAAGCTGCGAACACTGGAGTTCCACACcgtggggaaactgaggcactgtCCTGGCAGACCCAGTTACGGCAGGATTCCGGGACCCAGTGGCACTAAAAATACTCTCCTGAGAGCGGCGGTGGAGCCGTGCAGTTGCGAGGTGCTGGTGGAGATGGACAGCCTGGCTGATGGGACCTGACGCAGCCCTGGGCTCTGCGCCTCGTCATGAGCACCGAGGAGGCTGGATTTAAAGCCGGGGCGGTGCAGGACCTGCGCAGCCGGCCACGGACCGCAGAGCGGAGCTGCCTGTGGCCCCGGTCAGGGCATGTTTCGGCATCTCCCGGCCTTGCCCCGAGCACCCACTGCCACCGctccccaccccctgccctctGGATGTGTGCCCAGGGGCGATGCCCATCACCAGcctctccttcttcccaaaATCTTGTTCTCGGGGATTTTGCCCCAAAATTGGGGTGGAAGGGGCCTCCTTGCCAGGATGAGCTCGTCACGGCTGTGACATCTGCCACCGCCGCCAGCAAAGGGAGTGGGAAAGCCAGGTTGTGCCACGCGAGCATCGGGGGCCACAGCTGGTGAGGGTCAGGGCAGGAACTTTAGGAAAACCCTTTTCCTCGGTGCTGGCATCACCTCCCGGACACCTGGATCCCTCCCGAGCACAGGGACCGCGGTGGGACACGCGGCGCATGGGGTCGCCCCAGCGTGGTGGCACGGTGTGCAGAGTGGCGGTGCCGTCCCGCGGCACAGAACGGGGGTGTCCCCGCACCCAGCCACCCGCGAGGTGGGAGCccagagccccacagccccagagccccacagcccagagccccacagccccacagcccagAGCCCCAGAGCCCGGAGCCCCAcagcccacagccccacagccccagagcCCCACAGCCCGCGCCAGCCTGGGCACAGAGAAACTCAGGCTTTAATGAGTGATTCGAGCAGCCGAGGGGTTGGAAACCCCACAGGACCCTGGGGGAGCCAGGCCATCCCACAGCCCCCGCTGCACCTGAGCCGGAGCCCTGTGCCCCATGGCACACagtctgtggggctgagcctgTGCCCCATGGCACGCAGCCTGTGGGGCTGAGCCTGTGCCCCATGGCACccatctgtggggctgagccctTTGCCCCATGGCACGCagtctgtggggctgagctctgTGCCCCATGGCACGCagtctgtggggctgagcctgTGCCCCATGGCACCCATTTGTGGGGCTGAGCTCTGTGCCCCATGGCACGCagtctgtggggctgagctctgTGCCCCATGGCACACAGCTGCCGTGGCACCGAGCCTGGGACCCCTCCGCAGTGTCCGAGTTTGAGCCATGGGGAGCCCCCTCAGCACCCAGCATCttcccagcacccaccccacaGGTGGGTGCTCCATAGcactgggctgcagctgcatcCCCCGCGCGGATCGTGCCCACAGCGTGGGGCTCCGGGAGCCGCCACAGTGCAGGGCACCTCGTCAGCACACAGccacatccttctcttcttcctcctcctcgttatcctcctcctcctcgttatcctcctcttcctcgttatcctcctcctcctccttatCCTCGTCTTCATCCTCGCCATGGGGCAGCTGCTCCAGTGGGACAGGTGGAAAGGGTGGCCCACGCTCCAGGTTGATGTAGGTGACGGCCAGGTTGACGTAGTGCTCCCCCTCCAGCGTGGCCAGGACGCGCTCCAGCTCACCCACCAGCCCCGTGAAGGACGGTCTGTCCTCGGGCGCCGGCGCCCAGCAGCTCAGCATCACCTCGTACCTGCCCCGACAGCCCCGTCAGCACCGTCACCCCCCTCGGACCCCACACAACCCCCTGCCACCCCAGTCCCACACACAGAACCAGAGAATCGCTTGGtgggagaagacctttgagatcaactCCAACCGCCcttgtccactactgaaccGTCCCCGAGCACTACGTCTGCCCAGctttaaacccttccagggacggggactccaccactgccctgggcagcctctgccagggcccgagaGACCCTTcgctgaagaaattcttcctgatatccaacctgaacctcccccggtGCAATTTAAGGCCGTTCCCTATCATCCTATcacctctcacttgggagaagagcccagtgCCCACCTGGttccagcctcctttccaggagctgcggAGAGGGATGAGGTCTGCCCTCAggctcctccaggctaaacagccccagagccctcagccgctcccagagcccctgggctccagacccttccccagctccgttccctcctccagacgcgctccagcccctcaatgcccttcttggagcgaggggctCAGCACCCCTCCAGTACACAAAGCCCACCCCGGGGGCCCTCAGCCGCCCCTGGTGAGACTCACAGGGTGTCGGGGCAGTGGCGGGGCTGCGGCAGGCGTCTCCCGCGCAGGAGGTAGCGGGCCATGTCGTAGGGGTCCACGCCGGGGTACGGCGATGCCCCCCGCGTCAGCAGCTCCCACATGAGCACCCCGAAGGAccactgtggggcagagagcaCCGTGGGGCGCGCAGGCAGGATGGGGACGGGCAGCAGGGCACAGGGACGGTGGCTGCGCCTACCACATCCGACTTGGTGGTGAACTTCTGGGTCTGAAGGCTCTCCAGCGCCATCCACTTGACGGGCAGCTTGGCGTGGCGGTGCTGCCGGATGCTGTAGTACTCCTTGCCGAACACGTCCCGTGCCAGCCCAAAGTCGGCCACCTTCACCGTCAGCGTCTCATCCAGCCTGCGGGACACAGGTTCAGGGGGGACCGGGCAGCATCCCCCATGTCCCACCCCACGGTGACCCCACGGTGGGGCATGGCCGCACTCACATGCAGTTCCTCGCCGCCAGGTCCCGATGCACAAACTTCTTCTGGGCCAGGTACTCCATGCCCAGGGCCACCTGCAGCCCGAAGCCGATGAGCTCCTTCACcgtggggctctgtggggtggGAGCGGTGAGCGAGGTGACCTtgccccctcccagtcctccccaggGTCCCCCCCTACCCGCTCCTGGGCGCGGATGAAGTGGCGCAGGTCGCCGTGGCGCATGTAGGGCAGGACGACGAGGGGCAGCCCGTGGCGGGGCAGGCACACGCCCAGCAGAGAGAGCACCTGCGGGTGGTGGAAGCTCTTCATCAGGATGCCCTCGCGCAGGaactcctccacctcctccacatcCGTGATACCTGCCGAGAGCCAAGCCGTGGGGCACCAACCGTGCTGTGCCGCAGGACCGTGCCGTAGGAGCTGCGGCTACTCACGGTGCAGGGACTTGACGGCGCAGTGGAGGTCCCCCAGCAGCGGGTCCCTGTAGGTGCCATGGTAGACGCTGCCAAAGTGCCCTGCAGGGACAGGCGGCGTGAGGCTGGCACTGCACATGGCGAGCGGGCGATGCCACAACCAAACCGGGGCACGGCGTCACCTTTGCCGATGACCTGGTGGCGGTGGGTGATGAGCCGCTCCTCAGGGATGAGGATGTCCTtcacctcctccagcagctccggCCGCAGGTCCTCCAGGCAGCAGGATGTGGTCCTGAGCAGGGGCACCGGGGACCCGCCGCTCGCCACGCCGGCACCGGCCAGTCGTGCCCGCGGTGCCGCGGGGCCAGGGCTGCCCGCCGCAGGCAGCACTGCGGGGACAGGCGGCGGCACCGCGTGAGGCCACACCGCGAGCCCTGGGTTCAGTGTGGGGCCCTCACTACGTAAAGGACATGGAGAgcctggagcgcatccagagaagggaacggagctggggaaggggctggagaacacgGCTCACAGAAGGCGGCCGAGCgctctggggctgctcagcctggagaagaactGCCTGAGcggagacctcatcgctctctgcagctcccagaaaggaggttgtggtgcggtgggtgttgggctctgctcccaagcgGTGGGATGGCAGCGAATGGCCTCGAGTAGCACCAGGGCGGTACAGATTGGATGTTAGAAAAATTGTCTCCATgggaagggttctcaggccctggcagaggctgcccagggtgggggGAGcccccgtccctggaggggtttaaaaacCGGGCAGATGAGGCGGTTGGGGATGGCTCAGTcgtggacagggacggttggacttgattatctcaaaggtcttctccaccCAAGTGACTCCATGGCTCTGTGGTTCTCGGGGGAGGGGAGGGCGGGTGCCCCGCAGCCGCCGTGACCCCCACTTACCCAGCACCTCCCTGTAGTCGACGCCGGGGCGCTGGGTGGTGGCCGGGGGGTCGCTGCGGCCGGgctgcaccagcagctccaggttctctgtccctgcaggcAGCGGCGGGGTTGGTGGGGGCCAGGGGGCAGCGGGGCGCCCGGCGCGCGTGGCACTcacccctcctcttcctccagcgCCAGCGGAACAGCACGGTGGCCACGACGCAGCAGACCAGGAAGGTGAGGCCGATGCCCAGGGCCAGGCTGGCGGCCAGGTCCAGCGAGGCGGCGGCGGGCAGCACCCAGCCCAGCGCCTCGCAGTCGCCATTCACGCACACCTGGGGGAGCGGGGGCTCaggggggcggcgcgggggccATCGCGGCGCGGTCGCCCGCCCAGCGGTGCCTCACCTGCACGGGGGCCCCGGCCGGGGGCAGGCGCAGCTCGCGGGGCAGCCGGCACGTCACCTCGTTCTTCAGCACGGTGGGGTGGCAGTCCCGGCCCCCCACCGTCATGGTGATGTTCACGCAGGCAGCCACGGCGTCCAGTCCCAATTGCTGCCCGGGCACAGCACGCTGAGCTGGGGGCTCCGCACGGcgggacccccccagcccctccccgccgccccaCGTACGTGCGCCTCGATCTCATCGTCGCCAGGCTTGAGGCGGAGGCGCCCACCCTCGTGCTCCAAGGGGAAGACCTTGGGCCGGGGGTAGTAGCGGAGGCGGAAGAGCCATCGTCCGGAGGGGCCGTCCAGCAGCACGCTCAGGTTCCCCGGCGCCGTCTCCACTTTGCTCTCGAAGGGGAAGGCCGGGCTGCGGCACAGCAGCCGCTCCGGCACCCGCGGGCCCTCGCACTCCTGCGGGCGGGGGACGCTGCGTGCTGGGGACGAGGCCGCCAGCGCAGCGCGGCGGGGAAAAGCCTCCTGCCTTGGCACTTACCGCGGCTTCCGTCCTCACGCCGCCGGCCTCGAAGCGGATCTTGGCGCGATACACCGAGTCCAGGTGGGTGCCGAGGACGGTGAGCATCGAGCCCCTGTGGCGGGCAGGGCGCACGCGGACCCTGAGGCGCACGCAGTCCCGGCAGCGCGTCTGCTCCCCAGGGTGCACACGGTCCCCAAAGTTAACAGGGTCCGTGCGGTCTCCAGGGACAATGTGGCCCCTGGGGTTCATGAGGCTCCCGGGATGCACGTGGTCCCCAAAGCTAACGCGGCCCCTGGGGAGCCCCAGGGATGGACGTGGTCCCCGGGGTGCACACAGCCCACAGGGTTCACACGGTCTCTGGGGCACCTTTGctcccagcacctcctccaGCCTGGGCGGGGGTGGTCGGATGCCAGGGGTGTCCCCCCAGGGGAAGGGAGCCCCCACACTCACTCGTAGCTGCAGCTGGGCACGATGGCCGACACGAAGGGGTCGGGGCGGTACTGGAAGGGCAGGGGGGCCGGGAACTCCTCGCCGTCGATCCACAGGGTCACCCCGGCTGCACCCAGGCCAGCGGCAGCGGGAGCCGTGCACCGGATCGCCCTGTCGCCCTGCCTGGGGACACGGTGGCCTCGGCAGGAGGGAACAGCGGGACCATCCCCGTGCCCCCCTCCCGCCAGGGACCCCGCTGTGCCCGGGGCAGCGGGACACGACGTACCTGGGCTGCCCGGCCATGGGGCACGCGGAGCCGTTGACCATCACCCGCCAGCTGTTCCCCGCCGAGAGGTGGGTGCCGTGGAGCGAGAGCTCGGTGCCACCGCCCCGGGGGCCGAACGGGGGGTGCAGGGCGCTGACGCGGGGCTCCTGGGCAGAGACGGGGTtggtggggtgggtgggtgggtaAGACAAccccaccccaaaccctgccGGGGGGTGACCGTACCACAAAGACGAAGCCGCTGAGGGTGGCGGAGCCCTGGACGCGGAAGCTGGAGGGTCCAGCGGGTTCCTCCACGGTGAGCACCACGTCGGCTGGGCCCCCCGCTGCCGCCGGGCCCCCCGGCTCCAGCTCGCACACCAGCACGTCCACAAATTCCTTGCGGCGGGAGGTGGGCAGGGGTCTGCGGGGCATCATTGGCGTCAGTCAGGGTGGGGGCAGCCCTGGTCCCCTCTGCCGCTGTTCCCCCCCCGGCACCGCTGCCCACCTGTGGCTCCTGCTCTCCGCGGGCAGCACGGCGCAGCGGCGCGGTCCCACCCTCACCCGGCAGGTGCCGGAGGGGCTGCGGTGGGGCTCGGGGTCCAGGTGGGAGCGGAAGGTCATGCCGCAGAGCGTCACCCGGGTCCGGCCCCGCAGCGGGGCGCTCCGCGGGTGGAACTGCAGGAGAGGCACCCGCGTCACCCCGGATCGCCCCGTGATGGTTTCCAGCCCAGAAAGCCCCTTCCCCCGGGCACGACACCCATCGCGGGGAGGGGGGCTCCAGATGGAGCAAAGGGCCCACCACGCACcacccctttttccccctccctccctgtccGAGAGAACCGGGGGACGGCGGCGCAGACCTACGTCGGTGAGGACGGGTGGGCAGCTGTCCTGCACCCAGGGGCCGGAGCACTCGTGGCGGCGCGTGCACCGCTCCCCGCACCACCCGCAGCCCATGAAGCGCTCGGCCCGCAGGCAGCGCTGGCACGTGGAGAAGTGGCGGCAGCCGGGGCCGGTGACGTTCAGGTGCCACAcctggggatggagagcagagGTAAGCTGTGCGCGTGGGGCTCAGCGCCCACCCCgtccccccaaagcccctccaCTCACCTTGGTGCCGGCGGTGAAGAACAGCGAGCggtcccacagccccacagcacctcgCACCGGCCCCGGCTCCCCCAGGGAGAAGTTGGCCAAGGTGTGGAGGTAAGAGCTGGAGCGCTGGAGCACCATCTGCAGTGGGGCAGAGCGGGGGGCTGAGCGCGCCCCACGCTCCACCGGGGCCCCCCCACATCACCCGGCCCTCCATCCCACCTGGAAGATGCGTCCTTCTGCCGTGCCCAGGTGGGCCACGGTGACGTCCCCCAGGGCGGTGACGAagatggaggtgaggaggaTGCCGGCCAGGTGCCCGTTGAACAGGTCCACTTTATGGGAGGCGGCGGGGACGAGGGTGGGCTGGTCCCAGCACCCGGTGTCGGTCACCGGCGCAGAGAGGTTCACCTGCAGCCACGTGTGGAGCGGGACCCTTGAGGCCGGCCCTGCGCCCTGCCAGGCGGGCACCAGCTCCGGATGCTCCGGGCAGCGCCTCATTGCTCAAACTCCCTCCCAGGCAGGGAAAATTTTGGGCAACAAAGCACCCTCCGCGGCCCCTCCCGCAGCCCTCGTGCGTGTCAGATCCTGCCCTCACCTCCCGCCCGTTGGGATGTAGTTATGGGTGCTGGCATAGTGCGGAGGGCGCCCCAACGCCAGCCACCCCTAACCGCCGGGGCGCGGTGCGGGAGGAAGGGGCGCAGCAGAGCCCGAGGGGTCCCCACCGAGCCTGGGGGTCCCCTCCCAGCTCGCCCCACCAGTGCGTGAGTCAGCGGCACTGAGCTGTCTGCTCGCTGCGTGGGAAGAGCAGGGGATGTGCCCGCGCCTGGCTGAGAACTCCGAAACTCATGTCACAGGGGCTCGCTGGGCCCCTGCTGCCGAGGGGCTCTGCCGGGGCGCCCGCCCAGCCGTGCCGGGGCTTGTTCCCGGGTGTCAAGCCCCACGCTGGGACACGGcgttcctgccccacagcagcggCAGACGAGAAATGCCGGTGACTAATGGTGCTTCCGCCTGCGGTTTATTTGCCCAGAGAAGGCGGCGTCCCCGGGACAGGGCAAGGTAGGAGCTGCCAGGCACCCCGTGCACCCCCGTTTGGGGAGCATGAGGCCATGTGGCTTCCCTGTCCCCTGCGTGGACATAAAGACTGGAGGGGGCGGCCACCAACAGGGACCAGAGCCAGTGCTGCCCGGGGCAGCCACACTGAGGAGTGGACGTTGGCGCGGCAAGCGGCAGTGCACCCGTGTGCCAGGACACGTGCCCAGGCTGGGGAGCACGGCTGGATCCCCACCAGCACCCTGACTTTTTGGTGTGACCGGTGCTGCCGCTGGGCGGCCGGCGGGGCTGCCTCACACCTGGGTGACTCCGCTCTCCCCCTGCCCAA
This DNA window, taken from Cuculus canorus isolate bCucCan1 chromosome 11, bCucCan1.pri, whole genome shotgun sequence, encodes the following:
- the MST1R gene encoding macrophage-stimulating protein receptor, translating into MGRWCLWLTLALLPLGAGAWQCPRIPYSSTRNFSVPYALPSLDAGSPVQNVAVLADSAGAAAVFVAVRNRILLASPTLRLLSVLVTGPVGSAECEICRLCPAATDGPEDTDNVLLLLDPLEPWLYSCGTARHGLCYQHQLEVRDGEVAIATTRCLFSATGNSPASCPDCVASPLGTSATVVATSYASFFYLGSTINSSVAARYSPQSVSVRRLKGTLDGFSDDFQWLTVLPQYQDNYTIHYVHSFADGDHVYFVTVQPERPGSAAFHTRLARLSTHERDLRRYRELVLDCRFESKRRRRRRSAEEDAERDVTYNVLQAAHTARPGARLARDLGINDTDMVLFGAFAESHPESREPRENSAVCAFPLHLINQAMEEGMEKCCGTGHPALLRGLSFFQPMQYCPHNVNLSAPVTDTGCWDQPTLVPAASHKVDLFNGHLAGILLTSIFVTALGDVTVAHLGTAEGRIFQMVLQRSSSYLHTLANFSLGEPGPVRGAVGLWDRSLFFTAGTKVWHLNVTGPGCRHFSTCQRCLRAERFMGCGWCGERCTRRHECSGPWVQDSCPPVLTDFHPRSAPLRGRTRVTLCGMTFRSHLDPEPHRSPSGTCRVRVGPRRCAVLPAESRSHRPLPTSRRKEFVDVLVCELEPGGPAAAGGPADVVLTVEEPAGPSSFRVQGSATLSGFVFVEPRVSALHPPFGPRGGGTELSLHGTHLSAGNSWRVMVNGSACPMAGQPRQGDRAIRCTAPAAAGLGAAGVTLWIDGEEFPAPLPFQYRPDPFVSAIVPSCSYEGSMLTVLGTHLDSVYRAKIRFEAGGVRTEAAECEGPRVPERLLCRSPAFPFESKVETAPGNLSVLLDGPSGRWLFRLRYYPRPKVFPLEHEGGRLRLKPGDDEIEAHQLGLDAVAACVNITMTVGGRDCHPTVLKNEVTCRLPRELRLPPAGAPVQVCVNGDCEALGWVLPAAASLDLAASLALGIGLTFLVCCVVATVLFRWRWRKRRGTENLELLVQPGRSDPPATTQRPGVDYREVLVLPAAGSPGPAAPRARLAGAGVASGGSPVPLLRTTSCCLEDLRPELLEEVKDILIPEERLITHRHQVIGKGHFGSVYHGTYRDPLLGDLHCAVKSLHRITDVEEVEEFLREGILMKSFHHPQVLSLLGVCLPRHGLPLVVLPYMRHGDLRHFIRAQERSPTVKELIGFGLQVALGMEYLAQKKFVHRDLAARNCMLDETLTVKVADFGLARDVFGKEYYSIRQHRHAKLPVKWMALESLQTQKFTTKSDVWSFGVLMWELLTRGASPYPGVDPYDMARYLLRGRRLPQPRHCPDTLYEVMLSCWAPAPEDRPSFTGLVGELERVLATLEGEHYVNLAVTYINLERGPPFPPVPLEQLPHGEDEDEDKEEEEDNEEEEDNEEEEDNEEEEEEKDVAVC